One Cellulomonas sp. NS3 genomic region harbors:
- a CDS encoding GGDEF domain-containing protein produces the protein MTPARGRAAGAPAAPATSGVRGLGLAAHRLERCQTLGEVAEVAAAMARSLLDARSAAFCRIEQETCTVLAVESLQPDDRESVIARTAFRAEERPALRGLIRDRRSWVAHVRDDVDDVELTGDPVEVASLRELDRISALASPIVVNGQVWGQVYASRDATGELFGVDDLAAAEVLCALAAGAVARVDLEDQVRHLIADDPLTGLGNRRVADHAADQALQTGLETCIVMCDVDGLKRVNDELGHDAGDDLLRSVADVLRRVQDQLPGSTAARLGGDEFCVVTAGIPRSQVSQVISATVKGFPLAHGAAISWGIASSAGGRVEQPRTLFRRADAAQYQAKRSRARAALAKRRELAENAVTVDRLITAGVAAIVGAQTGAVTRLCALAAAATSALGGATWTVLRDAGDGVPAAIARGGTPSADSTNVRSVTVEHSPWSVEVETSADGPTDEAIADALQALVDVAVHGAR, from the coding sequence GTGACGCCTGCACGAGGACGAGCTGCCGGAGCCCCCGCCGCACCCGCGACCAGCGGGGTGCGCGGCCTGGGGCTCGCCGCGCACCGGCTCGAGCGGTGCCAGACGCTCGGCGAGGTCGCCGAGGTCGCCGCCGCGATGGCCCGGTCGCTGCTCGACGCGCGCTCCGCCGCGTTCTGCCGCATCGAGCAGGAGACCTGCACGGTGCTCGCCGTCGAGTCCCTCCAGCCCGACGACCGCGAGTCCGTGATCGCCCGGACCGCGTTCCGCGCGGAGGAGCGCCCCGCGCTGCGCGGGCTCATCCGCGACCGGCGCAGCTGGGTCGCGCACGTGCGCGACGACGTGGACGACGTCGAGCTCACCGGCGACCCGGTCGAGGTCGCGAGCCTGCGCGAGCTCGACCGGATCAGCGCGCTCGCGAGCCCGATCGTCGTCAACGGGCAGGTCTGGGGGCAGGTCTACGCGAGCCGCGACGCGACCGGCGAGCTGTTCGGCGTGGACGACCTCGCCGCCGCGGAGGTGCTGTGCGCGCTGGCCGCCGGAGCCGTCGCGCGCGTCGACCTCGAGGACCAGGTCCGCCACCTCATCGCCGACGACCCGCTCACGGGGCTCGGCAACCGCCGCGTCGCGGACCACGCCGCGGACCAGGCCCTCCAGACGGGCCTCGAGACGTGCATCGTCATGTGCGACGTCGACGGCCTCAAGCGGGTCAACGACGAGCTCGGGCACGACGCCGGCGACGACCTGCTGCGCTCGGTCGCGGACGTCCTGCGCCGTGTGCAGGACCAGCTCCCCGGCTCGACCGCCGCACGGCTCGGCGGGGACGAGTTCTGCGTGGTCACCGCGGGCATCCCGCGCTCGCAGGTCAGCCAGGTCATCTCCGCGACGGTCAAGGGCTTCCCGCTCGCGCACGGCGCCGCGATCTCGTGGGGCATCGCGTCGAGCGCCGGCGGCCGGGTCGAGCAGCCCCGGACGCTGTTCCGCCGGGCCGACGCCGCGCAGTACCAGGCGAAGCGCAGCCGGGCGCGGGCGGCCCTGGCGAAGCGACGCGAGCTCGCCGAGAACGCCGTGACCGTCGACCGGCTCATCACCGCGGGCGTCGCGGCGATCGTCGGCGCCCAGACCGGGGCGGTCACGCGGCTGTGCGCGCTCGCCGCTGCGGCCACGAGCGCGCTCGGCGGTGCGACGTGGACCGTCCTGCGCGACGCGGGCGACGGCGTCCCGGCGGCCATCGCCCGGGGTGGCACGCCGTCCGCGGACTCGACGAACGTGCGCAGCGTGACCGTCGAGCACTCGCCGTGGTCGGTCGAGGTCGAGACCAGCGCCGACGGCCCGACCGACGAGGCCATCGCCGACGCGCTCCAGGCCCTCGTCGACGTCGCGGTGCACGGCGCGCGCTGA
- a CDS encoding methyltransferase — protein sequence MAPRPRPSRADRPEPRGSRPPRGRDARATTPPRGDRRPDRRPAPARTPATHRIEVTYLPGLADVVAAEITEVLAPARPPVPVPGRDDTLTFAHRGPLDDPRLLALRTAVAVFAVLTFDVPRPKSLTSGEHLPRIAAALDASARLGARRTFRFEAAGRESSVFQRLAALLSEASRMDHRADDGEILVRFRRTPGARAGGTSGASGTGGAGGDAGWDVLVRLGGPPLSARAWRVADYPGAVNATIAAAIVRLAGVRARDRVVNLMCGSGTLLVERLLAGPAAVALGVDVSAEAVAATRENVAAAGLTDQVRLDVADVLAPGGTWRDAGPFDLVLVDPPWGTTHGSHATSAAVHAQLLEAAHAVCAPGGRLVVLTHEITVMERCLRVASGLWQERAAVRVFAKGHHPRIYLLDRR from the coding sequence GTGGCCCCGCGCCCGCGCCCGTCCCGCGCCGACCGACCCGAGCCCCGCGGCAGCCGTCCGCCCCGCGGTCGTGACGCCCGGGCGACGACACCGCCGCGCGGCGACCGCCGACCGGACCGCCGTCCCGCACCCGCCCGCACGCCCGCCACGCACCGCATCGAGGTCACGTACCTGCCCGGGCTCGCGGACGTCGTCGCCGCCGAGATCACCGAGGTCCTCGCACCGGCGCGCCCGCCCGTGCCGGTGCCCGGGCGGGACGACACCCTGACGTTCGCCCACCGCGGTCCGCTCGACGACCCCCGCCTCCTCGCGCTCCGCACCGCGGTCGCGGTGTTCGCGGTCCTCACGTTCGACGTCCCCCGGCCGAAGTCGCTCACGAGCGGCGAGCACCTGCCGCGGATCGCCGCCGCGCTCGACGCCTCCGCGCGGCTCGGCGCCCGGCGCACCTTCCGGTTCGAGGCCGCCGGGCGCGAGTCGAGCGTCTTCCAGCGGCTCGCGGCGCTGCTCTCCGAGGCCAGCCGCATGGACCACCGCGCCGACGACGGCGAGATCCTCGTCCGGTTCCGTCGCACCCCGGGCGCCCGCGCGGGCGGGACGAGCGGCGCGAGCGGGACGGGCGGCGCGGGCGGGGACGCCGGCTGGGACGTGCTCGTCCGGCTCGGCGGGCCACCGCTGTCCGCGCGCGCGTGGCGCGTGGCCGACTACCCCGGTGCCGTCAACGCGACCATCGCGGCGGCGATCGTCCGGCTCGCGGGCGTCCGCGCGCGCGACCGGGTCGTCAACCTCATGTGCGGGTCGGGCACGCTGCTCGTCGAGCGCCTGCTCGCCGGCCCCGCCGCCGTCGCGCTCGGCGTCGACGTGTCCGCGGAGGCGGTCGCCGCGACGCGCGAGAACGTCGCCGCCGCCGGGCTGACCGACCAGGTCCGGCTCGACGTCGCGGACGTGCTCGCCCCGGGCGGGACCTGGCGCGACGCCGGACCGTTCGACCTCGTGCTCGTCGACCCGCCCTGGGGCACCACGCACGGCTCGCACGCGACGAGCGCCGCCGTGCACGCGCAGCTGCTCGAGGCGGCCCACGCGGTGTGCGCGCCCGGCGGCCGGCTCGTCGTGCTCACCCACGAGATCACGGTCATGGAGCGCTGCCTGCGCGTCGCGTCCGGGCTGTGGCAGGAGCGGGCCGCGGTGCGCGTGTTCGCCAAGGGGCACCACCCCCGCATCTACCTGCTCGACCGCCGCTGA
- a CDS encoding TetR/AcrR family transcriptional regulator, with amino-acid sequence MPKIIGGSLHEHRAQTRQKLFAALSSLMADRGFDAITLADIASAAGIGRTAVYNHFPDKESLLVGFITHETEQYVATLERSLQDVEDPVEQLRTYVRAQAQLKRVYHLAPGPDLRSVLSRATQQRVREHVHLVEQILRRILTEGVESGAFPPQDVDTTVPLVNACLSSRGVPDDGPERDHAVEATVTFVLRAVGARLPVLA; translated from the coding sequence ATGCCGAAGATCATCGGAGGCTCCCTCCACGAGCACCGCGCGCAGACCCGCCAGAAGCTGTTCGCCGCGCTCTCGAGCCTCATGGCGGACCGCGGGTTCGACGCGATCACGCTTGCCGACATCGCGTCGGCCGCCGGCATCGGGCGCACCGCGGTCTACAACCACTTCCCCGACAAGGAGTCGCTGCTCGTCGGGTTCATCACGCACGAGACCGAGCAGTACGTCGCGACGCTCGAGCGGTCGCTGCAGGACGTCGAGGACCCGGTCGAGCAGCTCCGCACCTACGTGCGGGCGCAGGCGCAGCTCAAGCGCGTCTACCACCTGGCCCCCGGGCCGGACCTGCGCTCGGTGCTCTCGCGCGCGACCCAGCAGCGCGTCCGCGAGCACGTGCACCTCGTCGAGCAGATCCTCCGGCGCATCCTCACCGAGGGCGTCGAGTCCGGCGCGTTCCCGCCCCAGGACGTCGACACCACCGTCCCGCTCGTCAACGCGTGCCTGTCGAGCCGCGGGGTGCCCGACGACGGGCCCGAGCGCGACCACGCCGTCGAGGCGACCGTGACGTTCGTGCTGCGCGCCGTCGGCGCCCGCCTGCCCGTCCTCGCCTGA